The segment cGAGGGTTAaacaaaatcaaagaaaaatgaataattCATGCCGTACTTGGACCATCATTGAGAATTAACAATTGATGTTGTTAACTTTAAAGGGCAATACTTCGAAAGTTAATACGACCCATATTATTATAAATCAtatgtaaattttttataatggtTAAAGATTCTACGAGAATTTAAATCATATACACATAACTTCAGTCATAGAAGTAACAGAGATTACGTAAGCGATTTCTAACGGCCAGACAGTCAGGCACACGTGTATAGTTGTTTCGCAATCACTAACGATTCACGTtagcttcattttctcctggcaTAAATATGAAGTTGTTGCATTAGTCGAAGCGAATGTAAACTATTATAATTTGTACATTGGACTGTAGAATAcgctttataaatattttaattatgaaCTTGAGAAAATTCAATAATATCGTACGCTTGATAATGAAACATCACAGGTACAGTAGCGCCACTAAGCGGTACTTTGCAACATTATTTCTACCACCAACATACGAGGTATTTGCGGCTTCGTTTTTTGAATTCCTTTCGTTACCCAAGATCTTTAAATGACTaatgtaataattttaataatcccTTATTTGACTGTTCTTTAAATCTTGTAATTGTTTAAAACAAATGCAATGAAATTACAAGTTTTAATTAGAGAAATTATATAAAAGTATTACAATCattgtaatataattttacaTAAACTAAATCATATAAAAAATCTGTATTTAATCGTGAATGTGTAAATACGTTTCAATTCCTCAAAATCTAATGAAATtatattgtaatattaatttatcatTTATAATCTTTTTCTGTGTATTTTATATAGGTATTTGGACTTGGCAATAAAACATATGAGCATTACAATGAAGTAGCAATATATGTTGATCATAGATTGGAACAACTTGGTGCCACTCGTGTTTTCGAACTTGGCTTAGGTGATGATGATGCCAAGTAAGTTCACATAGTTTTACAAACATATAAGTTTAAACAATGTCCAATGTATTAAATATGTACAAGAAATGTTCTGCGCGATATGTTTGCAAATGAAAGTTATAACAAACTGTAATTTGAAATTCGTGCGAATTTATGTATTTAGATGAAATGAAGATATTTACACAAATTGCTTTTAATTCCTTAGCAAATatgattttgttttatttttgtacctTCAAAATCAAACGTCGTTTGGCTTAAAATTTATTGCATGACAAATGTTATGAATTATGTAAATAAGGTTTATACAGTGTTTTCGCGCTATGGGCTCTGTTTGGCCTTTATGTTAAAAGCTCGTTGCTTTCCCCACCATTTCTGCTTCGCTCTTGTCTTTGCTAAGGCAaaagtgaaaataaataatagcaAGTGAAAGggactaaaagaaaattatgaaaactgATAATGTATATATGtagttatataaatataaataatacacatgaaatatatttgttattatAGTATAGAAGACGATTTTATCACATGGAAAGACAAGTTCTGGCCAACAGTTTGTGACTTTTTTGGAATCGAAGGCGCAGGCGAAGATGTTAGTATCCGACAGTACAAACTTACCGAACACAATGATTTACCGATTGAGCGTATTTACACTGGTGAAATAGCTCGTCTTCATTCCTTTAGAAATCAAAGAGCGTACGTACTTTAATGGTTTGCAAATATATATGTAGAAAACCTAtagtttttataatattcacatAAATTCTCTTGTTTTGCAGACCGTTTGATGCAAAGAACCCTTATTTAGCACCAGTGAAAATGAATCGTGAACTTCATGGTCCGACTTCAGACAGATCGTGTATGCATATAGAATTCGATATAGAAGGATCTAAAATGCGTTATGAAACTGGTGATCACTTGGCTGTGTATCCTGTAAACGATACAGAATTAGTGAACAAGATTGGAAAACAATGTGATACGAATTTAGATACGATATTTACTCTTACTAACACGGATGGTAAATTACAAACTAAGTTAATTGAAGAATTGATCTAGTGTTATTAAGTTGTCCAGAAGTATCAGCATTTCTAATACATGGCCATTTCTGTTGCAGAGGAATCTACGAAGAAACATCCATTTCCTTGTCCATGTTCTTATAGAACTGCTTTAACTCATTATTTAGACATTACTAGCAACCCGCGCACCCATATTCTTAAAGAGTTAGCAGAATATTGTAGCGATCCAAAGGATAAAGAAAAGTTGAAGTTAATGGCATCGACTAGTGCAGAAGGCAAAGCTGCTTATCACCAATGGATAGTTcaagaaaatagaaatattgtACATATACTAGAAGATATTTCTAGTTTAAAACCAGCTTTGGATCATTTATGTGAAATTTTGCCGAGACTGCAATGCCGTTATTATTCAATTTCCTCGTCTcctaaggtaaataaataaaattacattcTGTTGCCTTATAACTCAAAATAGAGTCTCGCGTAATAGTAACTGAATAATTTAAGGCAGTTCAATGGTGTTATCAGAAGAGTGACTTTTCTAAAAGATAGGATGGTATACAGGGGTGAAGCAATAAGCTTTACACTTCTGAAATATATCcatgtattttaaataatttgaaaaaatgttgcttACAAGTGATTTATATTAAGAAGGCACAATACAGTTAATGTAAAAAAAGTTCATTGAGATCAGCTTTTACTCTTTGAGTAGAATGTGCTGACTACCCGCCGTATTGGAATCACATTGCTTCTGAAATGTTTAACAATACATCGCGAAGCAAAACTTTCATGTTTCTTCTTATCCATACACGAAATACCCATGTACATATTCAAGGAACACCAATAATAGTGCAGAAAGAAAAAATGAAGCAATGAATGTTTGCAATATTTGCTCAAAATGAATATGCTAAAACGAACACATGAATAATTACAGAACTTGATGCCCTTAAAAATGATGATTTTCATATACTTGAAACGTTGgtagctttttaaaaatttattggtgAAAGTCATAGACGTGAGAATATTCTGATGTAGTAGTTAAATATCTTAGAAATGATTAATTTCGTGACACATGTCCCTAGTACTCTTGTTGTTAGACTGTTGCTataagtaattttatttaaacaatttgaagcAACCTTGAGATCCTTTGTATACCACCCACCACAAAGAAACTGCTTGTATGTCACCGCATTCTGCctatacaataaaatataaatcgtgTATATGtagataacattttttcataccGTGATTTTATGTTATCATATTGATCTAGTAAATTACGAATTCTATCGATTAGAACAGTAAAGCTTGTTAAATCATAGATTTAACTATTATCAGGTTGTTATGTAATCATTTTAAAATTACCTCTTTTATTTTTGTGCCTTTATTATATGATTGTTCTTAATAAGGATTACTTTGTTATTTAGTTGCATCCAACGTCGATTCACATTACTGCAGTTGTGGTAGAGTATGAAACTCCTACAGGCAGAATTAATAAAGGTGTAACTACTAGTTGGTTGAAGGACAAACATCCTTCAGATCCGCCGTGTTATATTCCCATTTTTGTGCGGAAGTCTCAATTTCGATTGCCTACTCGGACGTCAGTTCCTATTGTGATGGTTGGACCAGGTACTGGTATAGCTCCATTTAGAGCATTTATACAAGAACGTGATCTTGCCCGGAAGGAAGGtaataaattgatttttattaaaaaataatttaatataagtTGTTAAAGCTGAAAAAtggatttaaacaaaattagtTAAGTACACCAGTTATAAAATGAATAcgttttttttgtaggaaaagaAGTGGGAGATACAATTTTATACTTCGGATGTAGAAAGAGCAAGGATGATTATCTATATAAAGAAGAACTTGAAGAGTATGTAAAAAATGGTACTTTAATCGTACATACTGCGTTTAGCAGAGATCAACCTCAAAAAGTGTATGTTACACATTTATTGGAAAACAATAAGGATGAATTATGGAGAGTTATTGGTGAACAAAATGGGCATATCTATGTCTGTGGGTTagtataaaatgttatatattattaaatgcGATTAATTACAATGTAGATATGTAAAATTCTGCCTTTCTATTAGTGACGCTAAAAACATGGCACGTGATGTACATAACATCTTATTGAAAGTTGTAATGGAAAAAGGAAAGTTGCCAGAGCTCGAGGCTGTAAGCTATATTAAGAAAATGGATACACAAAAGCGTTATTCAAGTGATGTATGGAGTTGAATTTTATTACCTAATTTAATTTCATGGATATTTATAAGTTGAATTGTctatgtaaaatttttaaatatgccTTTGTGAAAAGGCTGCTTATAACCTTCGTACAAATGTACGATATGCATGTAAAcatttaaagagttaaggaaTAATTACACAGGTTAACAATATCGATTGAACCACAATTGTATTTATTACTCATAGGTAGTTAatgaattttgtataaaaatcaattttaacttttattccaagTTCTGACGCCCTGTAATATGGCTATGTGTATGGGAATTAATATACATACTGTAATAACGAATTTAAAGTTAATGTTTACATccaaaaaatatgtttaatgCCTCTATGATACCACAAAGCGAACATCTTTCGTACAGGTAATAGTACATAATAAAGCTGGTTAAATAGTAAAGCATAATAACTTCGTAAATATCTTTTGCGACGTACTAGTGGGTACATGATAATATTTTAAACATGCGTTATGTGTATGTGTTGTTAAATAAGTTTTACAAAACGCATGGATAAATTATACTTTTGTTAAAAATGGAAGTAGAATTGATGGACGAGGTTATTGAAATCGGAAACATAcggatatatattttaaaactgaTTATCTGGAAGTATATGTAAAACTACACATaagatatttttatattcagTGCTGGAGTAGTTGTAATGTTGTAGTAATTTATGTATACAAGATAGAATCATAAAGATCGATAAAATactgaataaatatatttttcaaattacaGTGTTCATTAGTAATTTTAACTTCttaattaaaattgtattttataaatggTTGACTATTTCCTATGTACTAAAACTTATAATAAATTCTTCTTACATAAATGGAGCGCAATTCTATTGTTTCCAACTTATCAAGGGGCATGCAAATAGTAGCAAGTAACATTTCTTGTAACAAATTTACTATCCtcatttatatttaatgcgTTTACAGCTCGTGTGATTTACACATTACAATAAGGCGTTTTCGCACAATAAAGATATTTCTGACTATAAAATCTGCACAAAGTTTTATTACCGATCGATAAGCCCTACTTTTACATTCCCATTTGCTTTTCAGATATACGCGCACGCGGTAGGAATTATAATTTAGTTTCTATGTATTTGATTTAATTGGAGCTGTGCTGTCCAATCCACGCCTGGATCTTAGAGATCTTATTCCAATTTGGCGTGGTAAGTATCATTACGAACGTTACTTCATGTACATAGTATTTTAGTTCGCGCCCCATGCCAACACGATATACAAAGTAAGGGGAACAAAGCCCCTCCTTCGTAGCACTTAATTAATGTTTGATGTATAGTGTATTTTACAAAAGTGCCACCTTACGTATTGCAATTTTATCATTTCAAAGGCAGTTTATGAATATGCACAAAATTCACAGTTCAACAGACGGAAGGTATGTTTTTTAACATGACAAAACATTGTCCGCATAGCTCGATATCAGGCGCGCGCAGTTTGAATGTCAGGTGGTCGAATACGCAGCAACACACACAGTATACACATAATATATTATACGGATAGATGCACGTTCACATACAGTGTAGTCCAATTCGAGCATCGCAGCTGCCAGGGTCAAATCAATAGCCTACATTGTGCCGTTAACTGTAAATGTTCTAATACGTTTTAGAGCTTCTTAACGCATGCTTTCACTTATCCTTTATTtataaaaacttatttttataattgtcaACACATCTATCGTAATACAGTCCTCGTTTTTAATAATAGTAAAATCACATCTTTTGCAtcatttgatataaaaaaaatacgagtaGACTATAATTTTCGTGTGCGACATGCAAGGTGATTTTAAAAACCCGGTTATTTTATAACTCTTTCCTACATAAGAATACAGAAAATTGTTAAGAGAGAAATGTATTATTTAATAAGTTCAATCCAGAAATCAGCAATATATTTATCTCGATAAACATCTCGAATTACGTATAACGAATAAGCGTTTTATGGATAAATGTACATTTAATTGAGCTAAATTTGCGCGACCGCTGGGGATATTTTTCTTATTCGAAAAATTTGTTGTTTTTACTTTCAAGTAAAATTTTTATGTTTACGTATCTATATTCTatgattattcgaaatttcgaaGCAACTTGTAAAGTTATGTTCCTACGCCTGTGAGCACTTGAAAAGGATCGCCTTTCAAAGCgagtctctct is part of the Andrena cerasifolii isolate SP2316 chromosome 1, iyAndCera1_principal, whole genome shotgun sequence genome and harbors:
- the Cpr gene encoding cytochrome P450 reductase isoform X2, whose amino-acid sequence is MAGSPVLDNEERTEVLEEPLFSTLDIILLSALLLAALWWLMRRNKQEEYTPVTKSYSIQPTLFPAVTPSENSFIKKLKTSGRSLVVFYGSQTGTAEEFTGRLAKEGIRYKMKGMVADPEECDMEELIHLKTIPNSLAVFCLATYGEGDPTDNAMEFVDWLKNGDADLTGLNYSVFGLGNKTYEHYNEVAIYVDHRLEQLGATRVFELGLGDDDANIEDDFITWKDKFWPTVCDFFGIEGAGEDVSIRQYKLTEHNDLPIERIYTGEIARLHSFRNQRAPFDAKNPYLAPVKMNRELHGPTSDRSCMHIEFDIEGSKMRYETGDHLAVYPVNDTELVNKIGKQCDTNLDTIFTLTNTDEESTKKHPFPCPCSYRTALTHYLDITSNPRTHILKELAEYCSDPKDKEKLKLMASTSAEGKAAYHQWIVQENRNIVHILEDISSLKPALDHLCEILPRLQCRYYSISSSPKLHPTSIHITAVVVEYETPTGRINKGVTTSWLKDKHPSDPPCYIPIFVRKSQFRLPTRTSVPIVMVGPGTGIAPFRAFIQERDLARKEGKEVGDTILYFGCRKSKDDYLYKEELEEYVKNGTLIVHTAFSRDQPQKVYVTHLLENNKDELWRVIGEQNGHIYVCGDAKNMARDVHNILLKVVMEKGKLPELEAVSYIKKMDTQKRYSSDVWS
- the Cpr gene encoding cytochrome P450 reductase isoform X1 translates to MDLPAVGASQPKAIRMAGSPVLDNEERTEVLEEPLFSTLDIILLSALLLAALWWLMRRNKQEEYTPVTKSYSIQPTLFPAVTPSENSFIKKLKTSGRSLVVFYGSQTGTAEEFTGRLAKEGIRYKMKGMVADPEECDMEELIHLKTIPNSLAVFCLATYGEGDPTDNAMEFVDWLKNGDADLTGLNYSVFGLGNKTYEHYNEVAIYVDHRLEQLGATRVFELGLGDDDANIEDDFITWKDKFWPTVCDFFGIEGAGEDVSIRQYKLTEHNDLPIERIYTGEIARLHSFRNQRAPFDAKNPYLAPVKMNRELHGPTSDRSCMHIEFDIEGSKMRYETGDHLAVYPVNDTELVNKIGKQCDTNLDTIFTLTNTDEESTKKHPFPCPCSYRTALTHYLDITSNPRTHILKELAEYCSDPKDKEKLKLMASTSAEGKAAYHQWIVQENRNIVHILEDISSLKPALDHLCEILPRLQCRYYSISSSPKLHPTSIHITAVVVEYETPTGRINKGVTTSWLKDKHPSDPPCYIPIFVRKSQFRLPTRTSVPIVMVGPGTGIAPFRAFIQERDLARKEGKEVGDTILYFGCRKSKDDYLYKEELEEYVKNGTLIVHTAFSRDQPQKVYVTHLLENNKDELWRVIGEQNGHIYVCGDAKNMARDVHNILLKVVMEKGKLPELEAVSYIKKMDTQKRYSSDVWS